The nucleotide window CCCAAATAATGAGAGACATGTAAAAAGCAGGTCTGATTACGCCTATTCCTAATCCTAAATGGAATGTAACGACGTAGGGATCCACATAGTATCTACTTAGATACGCTCAAATAACCCCTTCTCACAATGAGAATGTATATAACCCTATTCTGGTCTGGTCCGGTATGAAATGAACTTATAATCATAGAATCGACTTGATCATCAGATTATAGATTATAAGTTCATAACCCAGGCCCATTACCATTTTGGGCGGAACAGATCTACTAATTCTTTGATTCCAGTTAGTAAGAGGGATCTTGAACTAAGAAATAGACCCTAGAAACTAAAAAAGGGTATCCTGAGCAATTGCAATAATCGGATTCATTGATATTCCTGGTATAGTAGATGCTATCACACATACAATCATACTCAATTCGATGGAATTGTTTGATCTTAAAGGGGATCTTCTATAATTTCGCACGTGAGGGGTTATTTCTTGGTTTCGTCCAGTCATTTCAGTGACTTCATTAGAATTTCTAATTTATTGATTTAATCTGGTCGGTATAGTATAAATAGATAATCAGAAAAAGAAGAGAACATTGTTTTTGCAAACACGAATAGAATTTTTTTACGGTTTTTGTAAGAAATAAATTTTCCCTTTATCCCCCCAGCCTAGAAGGAAAGATCCTGCTTTTACTATAATTTTACTATGATGAAAAATTTTCTATTTTTATCGCTTTCTAGTTAGAATTGATTGGTTGTACCTACCCAATAATCTAATATGAATGATTCACTCTATTTTCTGTTTTTGGGTCATAATCATTATGTAGGAGAGATGGCTGAGTGGTTGAAAGCGTAGCATTGGAACTGCTATGTAGGCTTTTGCTTACCGAGGGTTCAAATCCCTCTCTTTCCTTACCTTCACCTAATTTACCGATCTTACTAACCACAATCTACCCACAATAGATCAAATAGCAATGGATACGACTATTCCAACAGTTAGACCTTTCTTTGATATGAATTCTCTATTTCCGGAGTACCAAAGGCAAGCATGACATCATTATGAACATAAAGTCCCAAGGTATGGAAACCCAAAAAGAGACTGGCCCAACTTAAATGAGATATGATAGCTTCTTTATGTTCTAACATTCTTGCCAATACATTATCCTCATTCTGTTCCGGATTGTAATCCCTAATAAAAAATATAGCTCCATGAGCAAAAGCTCCTGTCATGATGAATCCTGCGATGTATTGGTGATGAGTATATAACGCAGCTTGAGTAGTAAAGTCTTGTGCTATAAATGCATAAGCGGGTAAAGAGTACATGTGTTGAGCTACCAAAGAAGTAATAACCCTAAAAGAAGCTAGAGCAAGGCCTAATTGAAAATGAATCGAATTATTAATTGTGTCATAAAGGCCCTTATGCCCACGTCCCAATCGCCCTCCCGGAGGGATATGTGCATCTAAAAGATCTTTCATACTGTGCCCAATCCCAAAATTAGTTCTATACATATGCCCAGCAATGAGAAAAGCTAAATAATCCCAACGTGTTACATAAGGCAAATATTGTATAATTGTTCGATTTTCCGCAATTTTTTCTATACCTCTGTGTAAATAACCCAATATTGGTTCACAGTCAATAACATCTTCACCATCTAGAGTAACAATGAGTCGAAGAACACCATGCATTGATGGGTGGTGAGGTCCCATATTGACTATCATGAGGTCTTTTCTTGTAGATGGTATAGTCATAGGTTTTTCCCGATTCATTCTTGCATGATGTGGAAAACAAGACAGGAATTCTCTACAATGACACTGTAGACCAATGGAAGGGATGTATCTGTGAAAGATctttgcttgtttatgtggaaatcagctagatccaagtgattcttggtggattgaagccaaaacatgaagttcttcaagaacaccatgatgacatcatcctagaacacttgaatcttgatgatttcacggttagaaatcaagatttaaaagatagaaaggtgtgagagagtgtatagatcaagaaagtacaagatctaggatgaaatcttaccggaatcggaaggaatctgagaaaagaagggggagcacgagctggtcggtcagagctttccaaaagtggtaaagatgacaatgacaggggtatttataggatgccataagtggaaagggctggccgatcggccaggcatcccgatcggacagcctgtccgatcggacagcagtccgatcggctgggccgttcgTTCGGCTGAAAGCCTGATcattcagctgcctgattcgagcgttcggtgcgacgattttttatatttcaattttaattgcgattgatgagaatatgatagagtttcctattcaaattacttttaatcccaaccactatatctaacatacaatcacctatgtctcgcactgtcttttcgccaccaattatcatgattcggtttcgattgagttcgactgagtttcgagttttgattcgagtttcgattgattaccacacataacataaagtaaacatgcacaggtaacacacaAGGCACACACACGTGTATGTATTAacaccaaaattcgcgtaattcgagttttcgagttcgatgatgatgatttgattagcttgatcattgattgattgactttttcgcattgttacttcctattattcacagtcgtttagcgtttcgcgtcgatgaacattcgattactttgattaataacacttactccacataatacactaacgaaaaacataaaaatagactAGCTACagtcaaaggagtcaatcttgactttgactttgactttcggtaaaACAGGGTGTTACACCGTCCCTCTTACTTCTttgacgcataaagacaagccttttgtttagggaaccgaacaagagactgccttttaaaccctcaagcatatgctctgcaatgctcctatcctcgctCTACCTGACGGAAatgatgacttcgttgtctattgtgatgcctcgaaccttggtctcgattgtgttctcatgcaacgggacaaggttatcgcgtacgcctctcatcagctcaagatccacgagaagaactatacagcccacgacctcgagctaggcgcagttgtttttgcgttgaagatctggcgacactacctttacggtgctaattgtacggtcttcaccgaccataagagcctacaacacatcctcaaccagaaggaactgaatatgcgccaacgccgatgggttgaacgtacttctcaacgattacgactgtgagattcgttatcaccctggaaaagcaaatgttgtggctgatgctctaagtagacgaagctatttgcatagcgttcgtaatatTCACGCCTAACACGACCTCAAAGCCTTGATTCGTGATGCTCAGCACGCCTGCTTCGTTGAAGATACCATGCGAGAGGAAATGAAATAGTGTGGAGCTGATTCGCACTTTGTCACCAAATCGAACGGTATCTATTACTATCTAGATCGCATCTGGATTCCAAGTCGCAATAACCTTCTAGACATATTGTTGactgaagcgcataagtctcgatattccattcatcctggcgccgacaagatgtaccaggacctccgtCTACGGTGTTGGTGGCCTGCAATGAAAAAGGATATCACAATCTATGTTttgaagtgcctgacttgtgcgaaagtcaaggccgaacaaCAAAGACCTTCTAGCTTGCTTGTGTAAccgagatcccgatgtggaaatgggaaagcatagccatggactttataacgaaacTTCCGTGTACACcttcaggtcacgatagcatcgacgagatcatctgtcgacacgggatgcctcgtgacatcatctgaccgtgatacgagaagactttaaggtagaaagactagcccgaatctacatcgacgagatcatctgtcgacacgggatgcctcgtgacatcatctgaccgcgatggtcaatttacctcgcgtctttgggaaacgtttcaatctgctctcggtactacgctaaatctaagtactgctttcCATCCCCAATTCgatggtcagactgaaagaacgattcgtacccttgaagacatgcttcgctcgtgtgtcatagatttcggtggtaattgggacgcgcacttacctttggtcgaattctcgtacaataacagttatcattctagcattcaaatgacaccatttgaggcattatatggaagaaaatgtcgatcgccgattgtgtggcacgagatcggagatgtgcaaataaccggtcctgagctgctGCAAGAAACGGctgacaagatcctccaaattcgagacaacctgctgaaagctcggagtcgtcagaaaagttacgccgatagatgccgtaagcccctggaatttgacgttggcgatcacgtactcctaaaggtttcaccttggaagggggtgatcagattcggcaagaaagggaaactcgcacctcgatatgttggaccctttaaaatTCTAGAAAGGATTGagaaggtggcctacagactcgaactaccggagg belongs to Helianthus annuus cultivar XRQ/B chromosome 5, HanXRQr2.0-SUNRISE, whole genome shotgun sequence and includes:
- the LOC118492174 gene encoding photosystem I P700 chlorophyll a apoprotein A2-like; protein product: MTIPSTRKDLMIVNMGPHHPSMHGVLRLIVTLDGEDVIDCEPILGYLHRGIEKIAENRTIIQYLPYVTRWDYLAFLIAGHMYRTNFGIGHSMKDLLDAHIPPGGRLGRGHKGLYDTINNSIHFQLGLALASFRVITSLVAQHMYSLPAYAFIAQDFTTQAALYTHHQYIAGFIMTGAFAHGAIFFIRDYNPEQNEDNVLARMLEHKEAIISHLSWASLFLGFHTLGLYVHNDVMLAFGTPEIENSYQRKV